One Megalopta genalis isolate 19385.01 chromosome 5, iyMegGena1_principal, whole genome shotgun sequence DNA window includes the following coding sequences:
- the LOC143259409 gene encoding uncharacterized protein LOC143259409: MNSLTACLCGLLVAAMAVQAVPAGKLETKMAESSAISPKDFHLEDAGAEKDRLKKQASFCVEIRPGAQNGQQVSQDGSQMKMQGLSVVQQSQVAPQMQSYSFQQAPQPVQSLGVFQAPQAYVVPQQSFVVPQQVVPQQVVPQQVVPQQMMHQQVVPSVQTLQIIQPSQPCPQESKVQIVERRVEVPAPTPVPEVVTVKPQPQPERIVEPQTQVIETIKLVPVPPVCKDKLVVVPSKPMVVVPEPTIVKVPHCTHQSEGMTCNCNQQAIRAAAVGPVDHMHHMHMRAHTHPMHLGKMMTDYRFLKDPKA; the protein is encoded by the exons ATGAATTCGTTAACAGCATGTCTGTGCGGTTTGTTGGTAGCTGCGATGGCAGTGCAAGCAGTGCCAGCTGGCAAACTGGAGACCAAGATGGCCGAATCCTCGGCGATCAGTCCCAAGGATTTCCATTTGGAGGATGCGGGTGCTGAGAAGGACAGGCTGAAGAAGCAGGCGTCCTTCTGCGTGGAGATCCGTCCAGGTGCTCAAAATGGACAGCAGGTGTCTCAGGATGGGTCGCAGATGAAAATGCAGGGCCTGAGCGTGGTGCAACAATCGCAGGTGGCGCCACAGATGCAGAGCTACAGCTTCCAGCAGGCCCCGCAGCCTGTGCAATCTCTGGGAGTCTTCCAGGCTCCTCAG GCATACGTGGTGCCCCAGCAGTCGTTCGTGGTTCCCCAGCAGGTGGTGCCCCAACAGGTGGTTCCCCAGCAGGTGGTTCCCCAGCAGATGATGCACCAGCAGGTGGTCCCTTCGGTGCAGACTCTGCAGATCATCCAGCCATCTCAACCTTGCCCTCAGGAGTCGAAGGTGCAGATCGTAGAAAGGAGAGTCGAGGTCCCAGCACCGACTCCAGTCCCCGAAGTGGTCACTGTAAAGCCCCAGCCCCAGCCCGAGAGGATCGTGGAACCGCAGACTCAGGTGATCGAGACCATTAAGCTGGTCCCAGTGCCCCCAGTTTGCAAGGATAAACTGGTTGTCGTGCCCTCCAAGCCCATGGTGGTCGTTCCTGAGCCAACTATCGTCAAGGTGCCTCATTGCACTCATCAAAGCGAAGGGATGACCTGCAACTGCAATCAACAGGCGATAAGGGCTGCCGCCGTAGGACCTGTTGATCACATGCATCACATGCACATGAGGGCTCATACTCATCCCATGCACCTTGGCAAGATGATGACTGACTATCGTTTCCTCAAGGACCCAAAAGCTTAG